In Cicer arietinum cultivar CDC Frontier isolate Library 1 chromosome 7, Cicar.CDCFrontier_v2.0, whole genome shotgun sequence, a single window of DNA contains:
- the LOC113788177 gene encoding probable BOI-related E3 ubiquitin-protein ligase 3, with product MDNEVHVHEDRPSLPFCNNGNEQFLSQLCDEKQEQPDSNLLLNNSKILTSTFAVQFEKQQEELNQRIKFQSQQLRSVVHEKEKEHVEALLKDVESHSLDLLKKKDQEILQAINKTWDLEDFLKRLEVENVELKRVAQENEDIAFALYKTLEEEKKKEIIVMADDAESCCGTNKVKEEVIMKNEFTVCKSCDSHRPCILFLPCRHLASCQACANFLEACPRCGMPKKASIEALIF from the exons atggataatGAAGTACATGTACATGAAGACAGACCTAGCCTTCCCTTTTGCAACAATGGAAATGAGCAATTTTTGTCTCAACTTTGTGATGAGAAACAAGAGCAACCTGATTCCAATCTTCTtcttaataattcaaaaattttaacTTCTACGTTTGCAGTACAATTTGAGAAGCAACAGGAAGAGTTAAATCAACGCATCAAATTTCAG AGTCAACAACTGAGATCCGTGGTAcatgagaaagaaaaagaacacGTGGAAGCCTTACTAAAAGACGTTGAATCTCATTCACttgatcttttaaaaaaaaaggaccAAGAAATTTTACAAGCAATAAACAAAACATGGGATCTAGAAGATTTTCTGAAAAGGCTTGAGGTTGAAAATGTCGAGTTGAAAAGGGTGGCTCAAGAAAACGAAGACATAGCATTTGCTCTCTACAAGACTTTGGAGgaggagaagaagaaagaaataattgtgatGGCAGATGATGCAGAATCATGTTGTGGTACAAATAAAGTGAAGGAAGAAGTAAtcatgaaaaatgaatttacggTTTGTAAGAGTTGTGATTCTCATAGGCCATGTATTTTATTCCTCCCATGTAGGCATCTTGCTTCATGCCAAGCTTGTGCTAATTTTCTAGAGGCATGCCCTAGATGTGGAATGCCAAAAAAGGCTAGCATTGAGGCTTTGATTTTCTAG